The genomic DNA ACCGAGCTCCCCACATGCCCCGAATCCGGCACGCGGGACACGTGGGAGGCCCGCCAGGGGGGGCGCTTCCGGGGCATCGTCGGCGCCATCGACGGCTGCCCGTCGCTCGAGGAGCTGGCGGCGCTGGGCAAGCGGCTCTACGGGCTCGGCCTCGCGCATGACCAGGCCGGGGTCGCCTGGTCGCACTACCACCTCCGCAAGCAGGCCCTCGAGGCGGCGCTGCCGCTCCGCCAGCCGGCGCAGGTCCTGCTCGCCGAGGTCGAGCACGCGAGCCGCCGCTTCCTGCCTAGGCTCGGCGGCTGCCTCTACCGGGTCCAGCGCATACCGAGCATCCCGGTGTCGGGGCCCGAGTGGCGGCGGATCTGGTCGGCGTACCGGGCGCGCAAGCCCGGGCGCTCGGCATAGCCGTCGTGGGCGGCGGGGCCGGCGCCGTGCAGGGTGAAACGCACGGCGCCGGCCCCGGTCACGCGCGAGCTCCTCAGCCGCCTCCGCTAGCGGATTGCCCTGCCGATGGAAACGCGGGGTTGAAGTACAGGGTCTCGTCCTTGAGGTGCAGGAGCAAGGCAGGCTCTACCGTTTCCAGCAAGTCTTCCCAGTTCAGGACCGCGAACCGCCCCTTGTCCGACAGCAGGGGCTTGAACTCAACGTCGACTTTACCTTGTTCGTCCCTGCGGAGAAGATTGACGAGCGTGAATTGCTTGCCGAGCCGCTCTGCCAGCGCCCCGCCGATCGCCCAGTTCCGGGTCAACTCGTAATAGCCCGCAGCAGCAACCTCAGCCGCGCTGGCACGGAACCAGCCGGATGCCGCGTTGATGTACTTGCTGGCCTCCTTGCCGGGCTGCCGGTCATTGGGTGAGTCGAACTTTGCCTCGATGAGCACGAGGGCCGATTCCCCCACCAGCATCACATCGGGCTCGCTCAAGCTAGCCGCTCGCTCCTTAAACTCCTGCTTGAGCAATCCCGGAAGATCGAGTCCCAACTCGTACCGATCATTCGCGCCCCAGTAGAAGATCTGTGGGGTGACGGTCGCCCCTTCTGCATGTCCGATCCGTCGGACGACGTGTCCGAGAAGCTGGCGCTCCTCCAGCCACGAGAAGACGTTCCAGGTGAGAAGGTCCTCCGACCGCTCGTTCGCCAGGCGGCGCAGCTTCTTTTCTCGCGTCTGTTCGTTGAGCGACCGCTGGACGATCGCTTCGAGCCGGGCGGCCGAGCGTGGTCTCCACAGCCCGTCTCGCCAGTCGCGACGGATGAACGTGGGCTGGTCTGGGGCGTTGCTGAGGCCGATATCGCAACGCGGGCAAACGCGCCTGCAGTCCTCGTACGTCTCCGCGCGCACGCCGAGTTCCCTGGCTTCAGGCTGGATGGCAAGAGGAGCTCCACAGCGCGGGCAGTGAGTCATCACCGGGATGGAATATACAATGGGCGGCCGATCCATGGCCAGGGCGGTCGTCGCCTTCGTCAGCAGGCGGACCGCCCTATTCACCAGACAGTGCCTCCGTTTTCCTCCCGGCTCGCTCCGCTCGCCTGGATCTGATCGGGTCTGGTTGGGGGGTGACCCACGGGCGAAGGGAGGTGAAGTCGCACACGCCCGTCAGCGATCACACCCACACACCGAGAAGGGAGCAGGCGATGAACAGCGTCAATTTGGTGATGTTGCTGGTTTTAACCAGTGCGCGTGAGGAGGGCGAAGTGGCCGTCATTGCAGGGCCTCGGCTAAGGAATGGTAGCGCATAGACGTCAGCGGAGCGGCCTCGGCTCGGAGGCCTCGGCGAGCTCCAGCGGGCGGCGCGCATCGCGCTGTTCAGCCCGAAGCCGCCAGGTGAGCAGGTCGTCGTTGACACGAAGCCAGCGCTCCTCCTGCTCGGCGTAGGCGCGCTCGACGGCGAGGAGGCGTTCGACGAGGCTGGCCTTGGTCCATCGCTGATACCGCTGGCGAGCCCGGGCGACATCGCGGTGGGCGTCGACGCGGGGGCGAGCGGGGCCCGTCGGCTCGCGTGCCGGCGCCGGTCGTGCGGCGCGGGGGCGAGTCCAGCGGCGGTGCCGCTCGTAGTACGCGCGCGCGTCGGGGTTGCCGAGGATGGCGCTGGTGGAGACCCCCCGGCCGGCCGGATCCAGGGCCTTGGACATCGTCGCGATGGACGCCAGCGAGACGGCCCGCGTGGCCGTGAGGAGGGCATCGACCGCCTGGCGGACGTGCTCGAGCGTGCGCTGGCGCCGCGGCGCGTAGACGTGGGCGTGGAGCCAGGCGGGGGCCTCCCGGTCAGGGGGCGATGTGGATATGGGCATCACGGGCGGCGTCCCTCCGGTAGGCGTCGATCTGGTCCATCTCCTGGAGCTCGGTGTCGCAGTCGCGGATGAGCTGCTTCATGCGCTCGGCCTCGGGATAGAGGCCGTCGTCGACGGCGAGGGCGATCTGGGTCTGGGCCCAGGCGCGGTGGCGTTCGACCTGGTGGCGCTTGGCCGGATCCGGCACCTTGCCGGCACAGCCGACGCAGGCGAACTTGGCGGCGCAGAAGCCATGGCTCACGCAGTGCCCGCCGACGACCTCGGCGAGGGTGCCGACCTTGCCGCGCGCCGCCTCGTAGGCCTCGCGTAGCTCCTGCGGGGATCGGCGGACGGCCTCGCCGACGTGGACGTGCGCGGCGATCCGGGCCAGGTAGCGATCGGCCGCCTCGGCGACCATGGAGTCCGTGGGCTGGCTGTAGTAGTTGGTCACGTCCAGGTTCTTTTGCTTGAGCCACTCGCCGACGATGTCGACGGGGATCTGCTCGACGTGGACGGCGTGGGTGGCGAAGGCGTGGCGGAGGAGATGGGCCTTGAGGACGACGGGCTTGCCGTCGCGGGTGCGAAAGACCATGCCGTGGAGCAGGAAGCGCATGCAGGCGGTGATGCCGAGATCGGAGAGGTGCTGACGGGAGTACTGGAAGAGGTAGGAGGCCGGCCCGAAGCGATGCGCGCGGCCGTGGAAGGGATTGAACGGCATGACCGGGAGGGGGGCGCCGGGGGCCAGGGCGTAGTGCTCGGCGAGCATCGAGGCGGTGGCCACCAGCAGGCGCAGCGTCTCGCGGCCGATGAAGAAGGTGTGCGGGGTGTTGGTGCGCTCGCCTTTGGGGATCAGCCGGAACGCGTAGCGAACGCGCGGGGAGGGATCCTGCGCTCCCGGCGGGGCGGGCATGACGAGGCGGACGAAGGCGTCGGGGGCGAGCCGGACTTGCATGAGTTCGTTCATGCGCATGCCGGTGGTGGTGAAGAGGCCGATGCCCAGGAGCCCCAAGGTGGCCGCGGCGGCGAGCGAGTCCACGGCGATCAGCACCCCGTCGGTGTGGCGTTGCGCCACGCGCATGAACGTGGAGTCCCCGCTGGCCTTGGACCACGCCAACAGGCCTGGGATGCGGCTGAAGAAGGGGATGATGCGCTGGCGCGCGCCCTCACGGCCATAGCCCCAGGCTTGCAGCCAGGCCTGCTCGGCGGCGAAGTCCTGCTCGTAGCGATCTCCGCGCCGGACGCGATGGAGCAAGCGGCGCCGGAGCAGGTCTTCAAACCAGAGTCCTGCCGGGGGCGCGTCCGAGACCAGCCGTTCGGCCCGGAGGAACTCGAGAAAGACGGTGTTGCGGGCGTCGGAGAACGGGCGGCCCCGGCCGGTGCGCGCATCGGCGACGGTTTCGGGCCGGTAGTGATCGGCATGCGCCACGACGAAGCTCCGCCGGTCCCAGAGGCGGAAGTGCAGGCGTTCCTGCGGCGGGACCTCGTGCTCGGGGTCGGCGCCCTCGTCGTAGGCAAAGGTGACGGGCAAGGACGGTGGGTGGGGGTGTGTCAGCGCCCGGGCGGCGTCGCGAAACGCCTGGCGCAGGCGAAGCAGGCGGTTGTAGCGGAGGTGCGCTTCGATCCGGAGGGCGGTGAACTGGGGCAGC from Gemmatimonadota bacterium includes the following:
- a CDS encoding site-specific integrase, whose protein sequence is MALDVLPRPWERLAGTIAPDVLRAPRTAGDPITPGAWPDVHERLIRYLERKVVGRPWADQLALAAAVMSARRRDATTVRRVVQVVHGGFGTLFPALGLTTMADWRADHLVAYLKAEVRPHDRQSVRTGFWRCYNTTSRLLRRWLATLPTADRGPYQRFVLPVVSPDQVEGLIKSAELQRQQRLNRKAETDAVLPQFTALRIEAHLRYNRLLRLRQAFRDAARALTHPHPPSLPVTFAYDEGADPEHEVPPQERLHFRLWDRRSFVVAHADHYRPETVADARTGRGRPFSDARNTVFLEFLRAERLVSDAPPAGLWFEDLLRRRLLHRVRRGDRYEQDFAAEQAWLQAWGYGREGARQRIIPFFSRIPGLLAWSKASGDSTFMRVAQRHTDGVLIAVDSLAAAATLGLLGIGLFTTTGMRMNELMQVRLAPDAFVRLVMPAPPGAQDPSPRVRYAFRLIPKGERTNTPHTFFIGRETLRLLVATASMLAEHYALAPGAPLPVMPFNPFHGRAHRFGPASYLFQYSRQHLSDLGITACMRFLLHGMVFRTRDGKPVVLKAHLLRHAFATHAVHVEQIPVDIVGEWLKQKNLDVTNYYSQPTDSMVAEAADRYLARIAAHVHVGEAVRRSPQELREAYEAARGKVGTLAEVVGGHCVSHGFCAAKFACVGCAGKVPDPAKRHQVERHRAWAQTQIALAVDDGLYPEAERMKQLIRDCDTELQEMDQIDAYRRDAARDAHIHIAP